A stretch of Spirosoma oryzicola DNA encodes these proteins:
- a CDS encoding SusC/RagA family TonB-linked outer membrane protein, whose amino-acid sequence MCKNYLFTLIALLLTATLALAQQRTVTGTVFDSKTNEPLPGASIIIPGTTTGTVADVAGKFSIAVPQSATGVTVSFIGYATQTVSVVNTNTVTVSLAEGGQLAEVVVLGYTTARRQDLTGAVAIVDVAATKATSSGNPMQALQGRVPGLYVEKSGTPSGESSRVLIRGANTLGNNDPLYIIDGVPTKRPFVFQSLNSTAIQSIQVLKDASSASIYGSRASNGVIIVTTKNGYNTDGKLNVQFNTSISAQSEKPERFKMLNAVDRGRALWQASVNDGADPSSAYGEIYNFDWNKNFSNPVLNNVTVQPYVGGNQNVPAGNTDWQKELYQTGFITNNDLTISGGTKSSSILVNLSYLNTKGMVRFTDYNRITGRVNGMTSLADNRVKFGVNLQLTASRETPVTTDLGGAPTPGLAVTLAPTIPVYTTTGDYAGPIGSGYSDRNNPVFMQYINRWDKVRRTFAFGNIFTEIEPVRGLVFRSSLGMDNAGFSNKNIEQSFQNGFIARSLNSLTLSTNQFLSLTWTNTLRYNFDVGQHRFNVLAGVESIKDNLDNVVSYRENFAVQSEDYFVLSAASGNASSTGTSTGSRLLSQFARIDYGFGDRYLAALTLRRDGSSRFGTDNRYGFFPAASVGWRIDKEAFMQNVKAISNLKLRAGVGRIGNQDIGDLARFGLFEPRYGTLASQVPNGHNSFFDQYWNVGTAYDLNGTNSGTLPSGFVQTQGANPALRWETTDELNVGLDFGFLNGSLVGSFDYFTRETKDILIQPPVAAAVGEGQLKFVNGATKTNKGFELLLTYYGKPKGDFRYNISANFARFRDKITVLPDEVRSAFAGNAVTTIIGHSQFDLFGYRTDGLFQNQEDVNRHAQQVGAAPGRIKYRDLNGDGKIDALDQEFFGTTLPGLEYGVRAELGYKNFDFSIFGSGIASRTGFDPYTFYNNFIRGRENVGPGVFNAWTPQNTSSRIPALTLSDGNNETRSSDYFNVSTAYFKLRNVQLGYTFPRDMVGKLGMASLRLYAMAENVFWLKNKNYLGPDPERIDINTVPVPRTLTFGLNVSF is encoded by the coding sequence ATGTGTAAAAATTACCTGTTTACGCTGATTGCCCTGTTGCTGACAGCCACGTTGGCACTCGCCCAGCAACGCACGGTTACCGGGACTGTCTTCGATTCGAAAACCAACGAGCCACTTCCCGGTGCCAGCATCATCATTCCTGGAACGACGACCGGAACGGTGGCCGATGTTGCCGGAAAGTTTTCGATTGCTGTGCCGCAGAGTGCCACTGGGGTTACCGTTTCCTTTATCGGCTACGCTACCCAGACGGTGTCGGTTGTGAATACGAATACCGTGACGGTTTCGCTGGCCGAAGGTGGTCAACTGGCCGAAGTGGTCGTGCTGGGTTACACCACGGCCCGCCGTCAGGATCTGACGGGTGCGGTGGCGATTGTAGACGTAGCGGCTACGAAAGCGACCAGCTCGGGGAACCCCATGCAGGCCTTGCAGGGACGGGTACCGGGTTTGTACGTCGAGAAATCGGGTACGCCATCCGGCGAGTCCAGCCGGGTGCTGATCCGGGGTGCCAACACCCTCGGTAACAACGATCCGCTGTACATTATCGACGGCGTACCGACCAAGCGGCCCTTCGTTTTCCAAAGTCTTAATTCCACCGCCATTCAGTCCATTCAGGTCCTGAAAGATGCGTCATCAGCGTCCATTTACGGATCGCGGGCGTCGAACGGGGTGATTATCGTAACCACCAAAAATGGATACAATACCGACGGAAAACTAAATGTTCAGTTCAACACCAGTATCTCGGCCCAGTCCGAAAAACCAGAGCGTTTCAAAATGCTGAACGCCGTTGATCGGGGACGGGCGCTTTGGCAGGCATCAGTCAATGACGGAGCCGACCCTTCTTCGGCCTACGGTGAAATTTACAACTTCGACTGGAACAAGAATTTCAGCAATCCCGTATTGAACAACGTAACGGTGCAGCCTTACGTTGGCGGTAACCAGAACGTACCGGCGGGCAACACCGACTGGCAAAAAGAACTTTACCAGACCGGCTTCATCACGAACAACGACCTGACGATTTCGGGCGGGACCAAAAGCTCGTCGATTCTGGTCAACCTGAGCTACCTCAATACCAAAGGTATGGTTCGGTTTACCGACTACAACCGGATCACGGGACGCGTAAATGGGATGACAAGCCTGGCCGACAACCGGGTGAAGTTCGGGGTCAATCTGCAATTAACGGCCTCCCGCGAAACGCCCGTCACCACAGACCTCGGCGGAGCACCAACACCTGGCCTGGCCGTGACGCTGGCGCCAACCATTCCGGTCTACACCACAACGGGTGACTACGCGGGTCCTATCGGGTCGGGTTATTCGGACCGCAACAACCCGGTGTTTATGCAATACATCAACCGCTGGGACAAAGTCCGCCGGACATTTGCATTCGGAAATATTTTCACCGAGATCGAACCGGTCCGGGGGCTGGTGTTCCGGTCGTCGCTGGGGATGGACAATGCGGGTTTCTCCAACAAAAACATCGAACAATCGTTCCAGAATGGCTTTATTGCCCGGTCGCTCAACAGTTTGACGCTTAGCACCAACCAGTTCCTAAGCCTGACTTGGACCAACACGCTACGGTACAATTTCGATGTAGGTCAGCACCGGTTCAACGTACTGGCGGGGGTTGAATCCATTAAGGACAACCTGGATAACGTCGTATCGTACCGCGAGAATTTTGCCGTGCAGAGCGAAGATTACTTTGTCCTGAGTGCCGCTTCGGGTAATGCCAGCAGCACGGGTACATCGACCGGAAGCCGGTTGTTATCGCAGTTTGCCCGGATCGACTACGGTTTTGGCGACCGCTATCTGGCTGCGCTTACGCTTCGTCGGGATGGTTCGTCCCGGTTCGGTACCGACAATCGGTACGGCTTTTTCCCGGCGGCTTCGGTCGGCTGGCGGATCGATAAGGAAGCGTTCATGCAGAACGTGAAGGCCATCAGCAACCTGAAACTACGGGCGGGCGTGGGCCGGATCGGTAATCAGGACATTGGGGATCTGGCCCGCTTTGGCTTGTTCGAACCCCGCTACGGTACGCTGGCTTCGCAGGTGCCCAATGGCCATAACAGCTTTTTCGATCAGTACTGGAACGTGGGAACGGCTTATGACCTGAACGGTACGAACAGCGGCACGTTGCCATCGGGTTTCGTGCAAACGCAGGGAGCCAACCCGGCTCTGCGCTGGGAAACGACCGACGAATTAAACGTAGGACTTGATTTCGGATTCCTGAACGGTAGCCTGGTTGGTTCGTTTGACTACTTCACCCGCGAAACCAAAGATATTCTCATTCAGCCACCTGTAGCAGCAGCGGTGGGTGAGGGCCAGCTGAAATTCGTGAACGGCGCGACGAAGACCAACAAAGGATTTGAACTATTGCTGACGTATTACGGGAAACCCAAAGGCGATTTCCGGTATAACATATCGGCCAACTTTGCCCGCTTCCGGGATAAGATTACCGTATTGCCTGACGAAGTGCGGTCAGCCTTCGCCGGAAACGCCGTGACGACAATCATCGGTCACTCGCAATTCGATTTGTTCGGCTACCGGACCGATGGTTTGTTTCAGAATCAGGAAGACGTAAACCGGCACGCTCAGCAGGTAGGTGCTGCTCCGGGGCGCATCAAGTACCGGGACCTCAACGGTGATGGCAAAATCGACGCGCTGGACCAGGAATTTTTCGGAACGACGCTGCCCGGTCTTGAGTACGGTGTTCGCGCTGAACTGGGCTACAAAAACTTCGATTTTTCGATCTTCGGATCGGGCATAGCCAGCCGGACCGGTTTCGATCCCTACACGTTCTACAACAACTTTATTCGTGGTCGCGAAAACGTAGGACCGGGCGTATTCAATGCCTGGACACCGCAGAACACGTCGTCCCGCATTCCGGCGCTCACGTTGTCGGATGGCAACAACGAAACCCGGTCGTCGGATTATTTTAACGTCAGCACCGCTTATTTCAAACTGCGGAACGTCCAGCTGGGCTACACTTTTCCACGGGATATGGTAGGCAAGCTGGGTATGGCAAGCCTGCGGTTGTACGCGATGGCCGAGAACGTGTTCTGGCTGAAAAACAAGAATTACCTGGGACCTGACCCCGAACGGATCGACATCAATACGGTTCCCGTGCCGCGTACCCTCACGTTCGGTTTAAATGTTTCCTTCTAA